In a genomic window of Methanogenium sp. S4BF:
- a CDS encoding DUF3089 domain-containing protein translates to MIKHSHFLVSLIAMVGVCFILTCGCLNGESSSLPNEDAVRPAGIDPDLNPDYNDPYNWLSLPSVQKDVDVFYVYPTVSANATGRMDITSDAERALAQGIFDAQASVYEPHANVFAPYYRQMTTQVKMTESGLATDTPEFKQGAADVQDAFEYYITNLNDGRPFIIAGHSQGTMALIELIKNRFGDDEELRSRMVAAYLIGYTVTDADLAAANLTAAERADDTGVVVTYNTQSPTSLGGPMLMAGAHCINPLNWKTDDTYAPASENLGARFYNDSTGEFLREVDTYCDARINLTSGALTTTIPEGEELDIGPYSEGVYHRYDYAFWYRNLEQNVGDRIRAYSEQ, encoded by the coding sequence ATGATTAAACATTCACATTTTCTGGTCTCACTCATTGCAATGGTGGGGGTCTGTTTTATTCTTACCTGCGGTTGCCTGAATGGAGAATCGTCCTCCCTGCCAAACGAAGATGCAGTCCGGCCTGCTGGTATCGATCCCGACCTGAATCCGGATTACAATGACCCGTACAACTGGCTCTCCCTGCCGTCCGTGCAGAAAGATGTCGATGTCTTTTATGTTTACCCGACCGTCAGTGCCAATGCAACCGGCCGCATGGATATCACCAGTGATGCAGAGCGGGCGCTGGCACAGGGCATATTCGACGCACAGGCAAGTGTGTATGAACCACATGCCAATGTGTTTGCGCCGTATTACCGGCAGATGACAACACAGGTTAAAATGACTGAGAGCGGCCTTGCAACCGATACGCCGGAGTTCAAACAGGGTGCCGCCGATGTGCAGGACGCCTTCGAGTATTACATCACCAATCTCAACGACGGCCGCCCGTTCATTATCGCCGGGCACAGCCAGGGGACGATGGCATTAATCGAGCTGATCAAAAACCGGTTCGGGGATGACGAAGAGCTCCGCAGCCGGATGGTTGCCGCCTACCTCATCGGATACACCGTAACGGATGCCGATCTGGCAGCAGCAAACCTGACTGCAGCAGAGCGGGCGGATGATACGGGAGTTGTTGTCACCTACAACACCCAGTCGCCAACATCCCTTGGCGGCCCCATGCTCATGGCCGGGGCACACTGCATCAATCCCCTGAACTGGAAGACGGATGATACCTATGCTCCAGCATCGGAAAACCTGGGTGCACGGTTCTATAACGATTCGACCGGTGAATTCCTGCGTGAAGTGGACACCTACTGTGACGCCCGGATTAACCTGACGTCCGGGGCACTCACCACGACCATCCCCGAGGGCGAAGAGCTCGACATCGGACCATACTCCGAAGGGGTCTATCACCGCTATGATTATGCATTCTGGTACCGGAACCTGGAGCAGAATGTTGGTGACCGGATTCGGGCATATTCTGAACAATAA
- a CDS encoding metalloregulator ArsR/SmtB family transcription factor, whose product MPVNRKNCCLSSPEGRGRDGHGLPEEVEEALIACGGVRAMQAHLPDPDRLACLCAVHRACADPVRLKILSLLSTQPLCVCVIKQVIGIADSKLSYHLNVLRKAGLIEGEPQGNWIIYSLTDAGRRCTEGF is encoded by the coding sequence ATGCCTGTGAACCGGAAGAATTGCTGCCTGTCCTCTCCGGAAGGAAGGGGAAGGGATGGACATGGACTGCCTGAGGAGGTGGAAGAAGCCCTCATCGCCTGCGGCGGTGTCAGGGCAATGCAGGCACACCTCCCGGATCCAGATCGCCTGGCCTGTCTGTGTGCGGTTCACCGGGCCTGCGCAGACCCCGTCCGGCTGAAGATACTTTCGCTGCTCTCGACACAGCCCCTCTGTGTCTGTGTCATTAAGCAGGTGATTGGCATTGCCGACTCAAAGCTTTCCTATCACCTGAACGTGCTCAGGAAGGCAGGGCTCATCGAGGGTGAACCGCAGGGAAACTGGATCATCTACTCACTGACAGACGCCGGGCGGAGATGCACTGAAGGCTTTTGA
- the hgcA gene encoding mercury methylation corrinoid protein HgcA — protein MTNPQNQEKSSCCSCTDRGNASDCCCSIPAGTKAAIGTATSSVTLQNRLDHVRARLGVNRMGHRVEPGLYCLGAPDADSPVFASANYTLSFDALRSAVAGVDCYILVLDTNGINVWCAAGKGTFGTDELVRRIESTGLPGIVRHRKIILPQLGAPGVSWPEVMRRTHFKVVYGPVRAADLPEYLRNGTATPAMRKVQFPLRDRLVLTPVEFVHVALPALAAAVILYFLAGSAASLAAVAAVVAGTVLFPALLPFIPTHDFSTKGLILGGVVAVPFAAFFATVPPLPFWANAAAAGAALLIIPAVTAYLALNFTGCTTFASRSGVKKEIFRYVPVMACMAGAGIILGIILGISRLFGVI, from the coding sequence ATGACCAACCCACAGAATCAAGAAAAATCCTCATGCTGCTCATGCACAGACAGGGGCAATGCATCAGATTGCTGCTGCAGTATTCCCGCAGGCACAAAAGCGGCAATCGGCACAGCCACCAGTAGCGTCACTTTGCAAAACCGGCTCGATCACGTCCGTGCACGGCTGGGTGTGAACCGGATGGGGCACCGTGTCGAACCGGGACTGTACTGCCTTGGTGCACCGGATGCCGATTCCCCGGTCTTTGCCTCGGCCAACTACACCCTCAGTTTTGACGCACTGCGCTCTGCAGTGGCCGGTGTTGACTGCTACATCCTCGTGCTGGACACCAACGGAATCAACGTCTGGTGTGCGGCAGGGAAAGGCACATTCGGTACCGATGAACTGGTGCGCCGCATCGAATCCACCGGACTTCCGGGGATTGTCCGGCACCGGAAAATTATCCTGCCCCAGCTGGGGGCCCCCGGTGTCTCGTGGCCGGAGGTCATGCGACGGACGCACTTCAAAGTGGTATACGGGCCGGTGAGGGCCGCTGATCTCCCCGAATACCTGAGAAACGGTACGGCGACACCGGCCATGCGGAAAGTGCAGTTTCCATTGCGGGACCGTCTCGTACTAACCCCGGTGGAGTTTGTTCATGTCGCCCTCCCGGCGCTGGCTGCAGCAGTCATCCTGTATTTTCTGGCAGGCAGTGCTGCATCCCTTGCCGCAGTTGCTGCTGTAGTTGCGGGGACCGTATTGTTCCCGGCATTGCTCCCGTTCATCCCCACCCATGACTTCAGCACAAAAGGGCTCATTCTCGGGGGTGTTGTCGCCGTTCCGTTCGCGGCATTTTTTGCAACTGTCCCCCCGCTTCCCTTCTGGGCGAATGCAGCGGCGGCAGGTGCCGCCCTCCTCATCATTCCGGCAGTGACCGCATATCTGGCCCTCAACTTCACCGGCTGCACCACATTTGCCTCACGCTCGGGAGTGAAAAAAGAGATCTTCCGGTACGTACCGGTGATGGCCTGCATGGCCGGTGCAGGCATCATTCTTGGCATCATTCTCGGCATAAGCCGGCTTTTCGGAGTGATCTGA
- the hgcB gene encoding mercury methylation ferredoxin HgcB, producing the protein MFDSYTENTLRYNQERCINCGMCSAVCPHGVFTPGGTAAVPAAPSSCMECGACALNCPVQAISVESGVGCAWAMISAALRGKDMDSGTCGCGGAAGSCCGSDTKEPSCCDKK; encoded by the coding sequence ATGTTCGACTCATATACCGAAAACACCCTCCGGTATAATCAGGAGCGGTGCATCAACTGCGGGATGTGCAGTGCAGTCTGCCCCCATGGTGTGTTTACCCCCGGCGGTACCGCAGCCGTGCCTGCCGCCCCTTCTTCCTGCATGGAGTGCGGAGCCTGTGCCCTGAACTGCCCGGTTCAGGCAATCAGTGTGGAGAGTGGTGTCGGGTGTGCATGGGCGATGATCTCCGCCGCACTGAGGGGAAAGGACATGGACAGCGGCACATGCGGGTGCGGGGGAGCGGCAGGTTCGTGCTGCGGTTCTGATACAAAGGAGCCGTCCTGCTGCGATAAGAAGTAA
- the nifH gene encoding nitrogenase iron protein — MARQIAIYGKGGIGKSTTTQNTVAALAEAGKKIMVVGCDPKADSTRLLLHGLCQKTVLDTLRDEGDDIELDEILKPGYRETLCVESGGPEPGVGCAGRGIITSINLLESLGAYTEELDYVFYDVLGDVVCGGFAMPIREGKAEEIYIVASGELMALYAANNISKGIQKYAQNGKVRLGGIICNSRKVDNEHALLQAFAEELGSQLIYFVPRDNLVQRAEINKKTVVDFDPESGQASEYRNLAQAIDQNRMFVIPKPMTQDRLEELMMEHGFLGL, encoded by the coding sequence ATGGCACGACAGATAGCAATTTACGGAAAGGGCGGCATCGGCAAGTCAACGACGACACAGAACACCGTTGCGGCACTGGCCGAGGCAGGCAAGAAGATCATGGTAGTGGGATGTGATCCCAAGGCAGACTCCACACGACTTCTGCTCCACGGATTATGCCAGAAGACTGTTCTGGACACACTCCGCGACGAGGGGGACGACATCGAACTTGACGAGATCCTCAAGCCCGGATACAGGGAAACACTCTGCGTTGAGTCCGGAGGACCGGAGCCCGGTGTCGGGTGTGCAGGACGAGGCATCATCACCTCCATCAATCTGCTGGAATCACTCGGAGCATACACTGAAGAACTCGATTACGTCTTCTACGACGTGCTGGGTGACGTTGTCTGCGGTGGTTTCGCGATGCCAATCCGTGAAGGAAAGGCAGAAGAGATCTATATCGTGGCATCAGGCGAACTGATGGCACTCTATGCGGCAAACAACATTTCGAAGGGTATCCAGAAGTATGCCCAGAACGGCAAGGTCCGTCTCGGCGGCATCATCTGCAACAGCCGGAAGGTGGACAATGAACACGCCCTCCTGCAGGCGTTCGCCGAAGAGCTGGGCTCACAGCTGATCTACTTCGTCCCGCGTGACAACCTCGTGCAGCGGGCCGAGATCAATAAGAAGACAGTTGTGGATTTCGATCCGGAATCCGGCCAGGCAAGCGAATACCGTAATCTTGCACAGGCAATCGATCAGAACAGGATGTTTGTCATCCCGAAGCCGATGACACAGGACCGCCTGGAGGAACTGATGATGGAGCACGGCTTCCTGGGGCTCTGA
- a CDS encoding P-II family nitrogen regulator yields the protein MLFVRAIVRPEKKDEVLEHLSAGGFHAATVVDVVGRGKQKGIRMGDVYYDEIPKTLILVAIENKDKDKIIDIILKTGKTGTNGNFGDGKIFISPVEEAYTISKGSKGL from the coding sequence ATGTTATTTGTAAGAGCGATAGTCAGGCCTGAAAAGAAGGATGAGGTACTCGAACACCTCTCTGCCGGAGGATTCCATGCAGCAACCGTTGTCGATGTGGTCGGCCGTGGAAAACAGAAGGGTATCAGAATGGGAGACGTCTACTACGACGAGATCCCCAAGACCCTCATTCTTGTCGCAATCGAAAACAAGGACAAGGACAAAATCATCGATATCATCCTCAAAACCGGAAAGACAGGCACCAACGGCAACTTTGGTGACGGGAAAATATTCATCAGCCCCGTAGAAGAGGCCTACACGATCTCAAAGGGTTCAAAGGGTCTTTGA
- a CDS encoding P-II family nitrogen regulator, whose amino-acid sequence MKEILAIVRMKKTGATKRALIEAGVAGFTAVKVSGRGKLVHDNAVIMPCKEKLMQMAPNDVIDEQESEEQIVTFLDDTRMFPRRLFTILAHDEDVPRIVDAIIRVNRTERGAGDGKIFVTPVADAVRVRTGESGDAAIW is encoded by the coding sequence ATGAAGGAAATTCTGGCCATCGTGCGGATGAAGAAGACCGGTGCGACAAAGCGTGCCCTCATAGAGGCAGGCGTCGCCGGGTTTACCGCAGTAAAGGTCTCCGGCAGGGGAAAACTGGTACACGACAACGCCGTCATCATGCCATGCAAGGAGAAGCTGATGCAGATGGCACCCAATGATGTCATCGATGAGCAGGAATCCGAGGAGCAGATCGTCACATTCCTTGACGACACACGGATGTTTCCCCGGAGACTGTTCACGATCCTTGCCCATGACGAGGACGTACCCAGGATCGTGGATGCGATTATCAGGGTCAATCGCACCGAACGCGGTGCAGGCGACGGAAAAATATTCGTAACCCCCGTAGCCGACGCAGTCCGTGTCCGCACGGGTGAATCGGGAGATGCTGCCATCTGGTAG